A DNA window from Phoenix dactylifera cultivar Barhee BC4 chromosome 13, palm_55x_up_171113_PBpolish2nd_filt_p, whole genome shotgun sequence contains the following coding sequences:
- the LOC103721517 gene encoding sex determination protein tasselseed-2-like, with amino-acid sequence MTIVEARPEQNHQGIPVLGWEPVAPQHKRLEGKVAIVTGGARGIGEATVRLFVRHGAKVVIADIEDSLGESLAASLAPAATFVHCDVGSEPDVERLVDRTLARHGRLDVLVNNAGVLGRQAREAKSIMALDADELDWVMRVNVRGAALGMKHAARAMVAGGRAGSIVSVASVAGVMGGMGPHAYTASKHALVGLTRNAACELGARGIRVNCVSPFGVATHMLVDAWRDGDEGVDRGTPSAEEVEKMEEIVRGLANLRGPTLTPRDVAEAALYLASDEAKYVSGHNLVVDGGVTTSRNLIGL; translated from the exons ATGACCATTGTGGAAGCGAGGCCGGAGCAAAACCATCAAGGGATCCCAGTTCTGGGGTGGGAACCTGTCGCTCCCCAGCACAAAAG ACTGGAAGGAAAGGTGGCGATCGTGACGGGCGGCGCCCGCGGGATCGGCGAAGCCACCGTCCGCCTCTTCGTCCGCCACGGAGCCAAGGTCGTCATCGCCGACATCGAGGACTCCCTCGGCGAGTCCCTGGCCGCCTCCCTCGCCCCCGCGGCGACGTTCGTCCACTGCGACGTCGGCTCCGAGCCCGACGTCGAGCGGCTCGTGGACCGCACCCTGGCGCGCCACGGCCGGCTCGACGTCCTAGTCAACAACGCCGGCGTGCTCGGCCGGCAGGCACGCGAGGCCAAGAGCATCATGGCGCTCGACGCCGACGAGCTCGACTGGGTGATGCGCGTCAACGTGCGGGGCGCGGCGCTGGGGATGAAGCACGCGGCCCGGGCGATGGTCGCCGGGGGCCGGGCGGGGAGCATCGTGTCGGTGGCGAGCGTGGCTGGGGTGATGGGCGGGATGGGCCCGCACGCGTATACGGCATCGAAGCACGCGCTGGTGGGGCTCACCAGGAACGCCGCGTGCGAGCTGGGCGCGCGCGGGATCCGGGTCAACTGCGTCTCGCCGTTCGGGGTGGCCACCCACATGCTGGTGGACGCATGGCGGGACGGCGACGAGGGGGTGGATCGCGGGACTCCGAGTGCGGAGGAGGTGGAGAAGATGGAGGAGATCGTGAGGGGGCTGGCGAATCTCAGAGGGCCGACGCTGACGCCGAGGGACGTCGCCGAGGCGGCGCTGTACCTGGCCAGCGACGAGGCCAAGTATGTCAGTGGGCACAACCTTGTGGTGGATGGAGGTGTCACCACCTCAAGAAATCTTATTGGGTTGTAG
- the LOC103721509 gene encoding uncharacterized protein LOC103721509: MHRGSFSHKKYSYSHHNQKGPSQAIDVHDIFMKKSKTRVILSYVGNLVFLANTCYSLLVKEELSTSSFWIIFVGVLFAKCLQYKPVKKESVVIMPTFGVQLETHFWSGRVIHRFVPIGKILRPVLNECVTPVTCYWSLALMLRGEENLLLVFQELQPPVKMLVPVWKALCAATNGKEISSS, encoded by the exons ATGCATCGGGGCTCGTTTTCTCATAAAAAATATAGTTATAGTCATCATAACCAAAAGGGTCCTTCTCAAGCTATTGATGTTCATGATATCTTTATGAAGAAGAGCAAAACACGGGTTATATTATCATATGTGGGCAATCTCGTGTTTCTTGCTAATACCTGTTACTCGTTGCTGGTGAAG GAAGAATTGTCTACCAGCTCTTTTTGGATTATTTTTGTTGGTGTTCTCTTTGCCAAATGTCTGCAGTACAAACCTGTTAAAAAAG AGTCTGTGGTGATTATGCCAACATTTGGAGTGCAACTTGAAACTCATTTTTGGAG TGGGAGAGTCATCCACCGCTTTGTCCCCATAGGGAAGATTCTGAGACCAGTGTTAAATGAATGCGTGACCCCTGTAACTTGTTACTGGAGTTTGGCTTTGATGTTGCGTGGTGAAGAGAATCTTTTGCTAGTTTTCCAG GAATTGCAACCACCTGTGAAAATGTTGGTTCCAGTGTGGAAGGCCTTGTGCGCTGCAACCAATGGCAAAGAAATAAGCAGTTCTTGA